In the genome of Sardina pilchardus chromosome 14, fSarPil1.1, whole genome shotgun sequence, one region contains:
- the gmcl1 gene encoding germ cell-less protein-like 1, giving the protein MGSLGSRFQSTSARPAEEVSEEVCERKGHGCECRKRKRTSHCECDSEPEEDDSLLDTPRRKKLKSTSKYIYQTLFLNGENSDIRICALGQEWNLHKVYLCQSGYFSSMFSGSWKESNMMVIELEIPDQNIDTEALQVVFGSLYRDDVLIKPSRVVSILAAACMLQLDGLIQQCGETMKENVSAKTVCGYYAAASIYGLDSVMKKCLEWLLNNFMTNQNVDLMKELGVDVMEQLIQSSDLFVMQVEMDIYTALKKWMFLQLHPSWEGPLKQLLPDAENWLCKRRTDLGEDEPFLSTEEGSSYAPVFRHIRLQYIINDLSSARILERDNILPPDWLTAMYKQQWFTMLRTEHDNDHGPQEANKEEFELNSMRCGRKLSKDGDYCWRWTGFNFGFDLLVTYTNRFIMFKRNTLSQPCGGAVSLQPRRHLAYRLRLASFDNSGKLVCSRSTGYQLLTLEKDQEYVVMNLDSRLLFFPLYVCCNFLYTSPQSERRLEAPEPESSARSAS; this is encoded by the exons ATGGGGTCATTGGGCAGCAGATTTCAGAGTACATCTGCCAGACCGGCTGAAGAGGTCTCGGAGGAGGTCTGTGAAAGGAAAGGGCATGGTTGTGAATGCAGAAAGAGAAAGCGGACCTCGCATTGTGAGTGTGACAGCGAGCCAGAGGAAGATGACAGTCTTCTGGACACACCTCGCAG GAAAAAGTTAAAAAGCACCTCAAAATACATCTACCAGACACTCTTCCTGAATGGGGAGAACAGTGACATCCGTATATGTGCACTGGGCCAGGAGTGGAATCTGCATAAAGTATATTTGTGTCAG tccggTTATTTCTCCAGTATGTTTAGTGGATCTTGGAAGGAGTCAAACATGATGGTCATCGAGCTGGAGATTCCAGATCAGAACATTGACACTGAAG CCCTGCAGGTCGTGTTTGGTTCTCTCTACAGGGATGACGTCCTGATCAAGCCGAGCAGAGTGGTCAGCATTCTGGCAGCGGCGTGCATGCTACAGCTG GACGGACTGATCCAGCAGTGCGGTGAAACGATGAAGGAGAACGTCAGTGCCAAGACGGTGTGCGGCTACTATGCGGCCGCCAGCATCTATGGCCTGGACTCGGTTATgaagaa ATGCCTGGAGTGGCTCCTCAATAACTTTATGACCAATCAAAACGTGGACCTCATGAAAGAGCTGGG ggTGGACGTAATGGAGCAGCTCATCCAGTCCTCCGACCTGTTTGTCATGCAGGTGGAAATGGACATCTACACCGCCCTCAAGAAG tggatGTTCCTGCAACTCCACCCGTCCTGGGAAGGGCCCCTCAAGCAGTTGCTCCCTGATGCAGAGAACTGGCTTTGCAAACGCAGGACTG aCCTTGGAGAAGACGAGCCTTTCCTGAGCACCGAGGAGGGCTCGTCCTACGCCCCTGTCTTCCGTCATATTCGCCTGCAGTACATCATCAACGACCTGTCCTCTGCACGCATCCTGGAGAGGGACAACATCCTCCCGCCAG ACTGGCTCACGGCCATGTACAAACAGCAGTGGTTCACCATGCTGAGGACGGAACATGACAATGACCACGG ACCTCAAGAAGCGAATAAGGAGGAGTTTGAGCTGAACAGTATGCGGTGTGGGAGGAAGCTGAGTAAAGACGGTGAT TATTGCTGGCGGTGGACGGGCTTCAACTTTGGCTTTGACCTGCTGGTGACCTACACCAACCGCTTCATCATGTTCAAGCGCAATACCCTGAGTCAACCATGCGGGGGCGCTGTTAGCCTACAGCCACGAAGACACCTGGCGTACAG GTTACGGCTGGCTTCCTTCGACAACAGCGGTAAACTGGTCTGCAGTCGGAGCACAGGCTACCAGCTACTCACCCTAGAGAAGGACCAG gagtaTGTGGTGATGAACCTGGACAGCCGCCTCCTGTTCTTCCCGTTGTACGTGTGCTGTAACTTCCTGTACACCTCGCCCCAGTCCGAGCGCCGTCTGGAGGCCCCGGAGCCCGAGAGTAGCGCTCGGAGCGCATCGTGA